In Flavobacterium sp. WV_118_3, one DNA window encodes the following:
- a CDS encoding serine hydrolase domain-containing protein, with translation MKKSLYLLLLVALISSCQTSKKVVAEKKDYGFLTDSLKIEQQLEKYKLPGFSVVVFENYKIVYSNQFGVKSMNAPEKIDENTAFSTASIAKPITALLCHMLEEKGLIHLDDPIDKYLKRWHLPKSKFTEGHSPTWKQFLNHTAGTTQSGFEDHYEGEVIPTLTQSLLGQIPRYDREIEFTFEPGTDWSYSGGGYTIVQMALEDYLNKPIAELAHDHIFSPLGLKNTTMIQPNEAGFLKNVALVHDKDGKVIKTGLPITPQVGPSGLWSTPTDLAILAIEMQNALRNKNNKVISQRIAKKVTEVSVLKNAVGGWSYGWQKSFGYNNNEWFMCNGSNTGVGGSLFATMTDGNGFVYLANGEKPNRFPVMGQTQKTILTLMDWTKKSKDGATQEIPADIKAKLIGTYDDFLYAQKVETKIVERNNRLYVESVLLDHFKGKNDNELVYLKNGLFKIVDYPNLLQFDFSNGKVNSVTLLRDTLKTTVYDIKKEK, from the coding sequence ATGAAAAAGAGCCTTTATTTACTCCTCCTTGTCGCACTGATTTCTAGTTGTCAAACCAGTAAAAAAGTTGTAGCAGAAAAAAAAGACTATGGTTTTCTGACCGATAGTTTAAAGATCGAACAACAATTAGAAAAATACAAACTTCCGGGATTTAGCGTTGTTGTTTTCGAAAATTATAAGATCGTATATTCCAATCAATTCGGCGTAAAATCGATGAATGCTCCGGAAAAGATCGATGAAAATACGGCTTTTTCTACGGCTTCTATTGCAAAACCCATTACGGCACTTCTTTGTCATATGCTGGAAGAAAAAGGTTTGATCCATTTAGATGATCCGATAGACAAGTACTTAAAACGTTGGCATTTACCTAAAAGTAAGTTTACTGAAGGCCACAGTCCGACCTGGAAACAGTTTCTGAATCATACCGCAGGAACGACTCAGAGTGGGTTTGAAGACCATTATGAAGGAGAAGTTATTCCAACGCTAACCCAAAGTCTTTTGGGACAAATTCCGAGATATGATAGAGAAATTGAATTTACGTTCGAACCTGGAACCGATTGGAGTTACAGCGGTGGTGGTTATACCATTGTTCAAATGGCATTGGAGGACTATTTAAATAAACCGATTGCAGAATTGGCACACGACCATATTTTTTCGCCGCTTGGTTTAAAAAACACAACCATGATACAACCGAATGAAGCTGGATTTCTAAAGAATGTGGCACTGGTTCACGATAAAGATGGAAAAGTAATCAAAACGGGTTTGCCAATTACCCCACAAGTAGGACCATCGGGATTATGGTCGACACCAACCGATTTAGCAATACTGGCTATTGAGATGCAAAACGCCTTACGAAATAAGAATAATAAAGTCATTTCACAGCGTATAGCCAAAAAAGTAACGGAGGTTTCAGTTTTAAAGAATGCTGTTGGTGGCTGGTCGTATGGATGGCAAAAATCGTTTGGATATAACAACAACGAATGGTTTATGTGTAACGGATCCAATACCGGAGTTGGTGGAAGTTTGTTTGCCACGATGACCGATGGAAATGGTTTTGTATATCTTGCGAACGGTGAAAAACCAAACCGCTTTCCTGTGATGGGACAAACGCAAAAAACGATTCTGACATTGATGGATTGGACTAAAAAAAGTAAGGATGGAGCAACGCAGGAAATTCCTGCCGACATAAAAGCAAAACTAATCGGAACCTACGATGATTTCCTTTATGCGCAAAAAGTGGAAACCAAAATCGTAGAACGAAACAATCGTTTGTATGTAGAATCCGTATTGTTGGATCATTTTAAAGGGAAAAACGACAATGAGTTAGTGTATTTGAAAAATGGATTATTTAAAATTGTAGATTATCCGAACTTGTTACAATTCGATTTCAGTAATGGAAAAGTAAACTCGGTAACCTTACTAAGGGATACACTAAAAACTACGGTTTACGACATTAAAAAAGAGAAATAA
- the mnmE gene encoding tRNA uridine-5-carboxymethylaminomethyl(34) synthesis GTPase MnmE yields the protein MISHDTIVALATPSGAGAIAVIRISGKEAITLAASVFQSVSGKDLTKQRTHTLHLGHIVDGDKVLDQVLVSLFKGTNSYTGENTVEISCHGSTFIQQQIIQLLLRKGARMANAGEFTLRSFLNGKMDLSQAEAVADLIASDNEASHQIAMQQMRGGFSNEIAKLREELLNFASLIELELDFAEEDVEFADRTQFYELLNRIEFVLKRLIDSFAVGNVIKNGIPVAIVGEPNVGKSTLLNALLNEERAIVSDIAGTTRDTIEDELVINGIGFRFIDTAGIRDTSDYVESIGIKKTFEKMEQAQVVVYLVDGSSITGDLKAVQVEIEKIKNQFPLKPLLVIGNKADKISEADKAIIETEIPGILLISAKENLGVETLKEKLLSFVNTGALRNNETIVTNTRHYDSLLKALEEIQKVQWGLQSNLSSDLMAIDIRQALFYFGEITGQVTNDELLGNIFANFCIGK from the coding sequence ATGATTTCACACGATACTATAGTTGCACTGGCGACACCTTCGGGAGCCGGTGCCATTGCTGTAATCCGTATTTCGGGAAAAGAGGCCATTACCCTTGCGGCATCGGTTTTCCAATCGGTTTCCGGAAAAGATCTGACCAAACAGCGTACCCATACCTTACATCTGGGGCATATTGTGGATGGCGATAAGGTATTGGATCAGGTTTTGGTATCGTTGTTTAAAGGAACGAATTCGTATACCGGAGAGAATACTGTTGAAATCTCGTGTCATGGGTCGACTTTTATACAGCAGCAAATCATCCAATTACTACTTCGCAAAGGCGCGCGAATGGCGAATGCCGGGGAATTTACCTTACGTTCGTTTTTAAACGGCAAAATGGATTTATCGCAAGCCGAAGCCGTAGCCGATTTGATCGCCTCGGATAATGAAGCCTCACATCAGATCGCAATGCAACAGATGCGCGGTGGTTTTAGTAATGAAATTGCGAAATTACGCGAGGAACTATTGAATTTCGCCTCATTAATCGAACTGGAGCTGGATTTTGCCGAGGAAGATGTGGAATTTGCCGATCGAACACAATTCTATGAACTGCTAAATCGAATTGAATTTGTTTTAAAACGACTGATCGATTCATTTGCCGTTGGAAACGTGATCAAAAACGGAATTCCGGTAGCCATTGTAGGCGAACCGAATGTGGGTAAATCGACCTTACTCAACGCCTTATTAAACGAAGAACGCGCCATTGTATCGGATATCGCTGGAACCACGCGCGATACGATCGAAGATGAATTAGTGATCAACGGTATTGGATTTCGTTTTATCGACACGGCTGGAATTCGTGATACGTCCGATTATGTAGAAAGCATCGGAATTAAAAAGACCTTTGAAAAAATGGAACAGGCTCAGGTAGTCGTTTATTTAGTTGATGGTTCTTCCATTACCGGTGATCTAAAAGCCGTTCAGGTAGAAATCGAAAAAATCAAAAACCAGTTTCCGTTAAAACCGCTATTGGTGATTGGAAATAAAGCCGACAAAATTAGTGAAGCGGATAAAGCTATTATCGAAACGGAAATTCCGGGTATTCTATTGATCAGTGCCAAAGAAAATCTGGGCGTTGAAACGTTAAAGGAAAAATTATTGTCGTTCGTAAACACCGGAGCGTTGCGTAACAATGAAACGATCGTTACGAATACGCGTCATTATGATTCGTTATTAAAAGCGTTGGAAGAAATCCAAAAAGTACAATGGGGATTGCAATCGAATCTTTCCAGCGACCTTATGGCGATTGATATTCGTCAGGCACTTTTCTATTTTGGTGAAATTACCGGTCAGGTGACGAATGATGAGTTGCTTGGAAATATTTTTGCGAATTTTTGTATTGGGAAGTAG
- a CDS encoding helix-turn-helix domain-containing protein produces the protein MSFQLEKYKGIHPGIVLERLLAKKKISQRPFALSIGEHPQTINAITKGRRSLNTALALKIEAALSLEEGSLAFLQTYYEIAQEKKKALHTPNLSNLRKSLFWDTDISKINWDKQYRTIIQRVYERGNEVEKKELEAFYGLPKIETALCNTSRKPYTIYKNKNKA, from the coding sequence ATGAGTTTTCAATTAGAGAAATATAAAGGCATTCATCCAGGAATCGTTTTAGAGCGTTTATTAGCTAAAAAAAAGATTTCACAGCGTCCTTTTGCGCTTTCTATAGGAGAACATCCACAAACTATTAATGCTATTACAAAAGGAAGAAGAAGTCTTAATACTGCATTAGCTTTAAAAATCGAAGCTGCTCTAAGTTTAGAAGAAGGCTCATTGGCATTTCTTCAAACCTATTACGAAATTGCTCAAGAAAAAAAGAAAGCACTTCACACTCCTAACCTATCTAATTTACGAAAATCACTTTTTTGGGATACAGATATTTCTAAAATTAATTGGGACAAGCAATATCGCACAATTATTCAACGTGTTTATGAAAGAGGTAATGAAGTTGAAAAAAAAGAATTAGAAGCTTTTTATGGACTACCTAAAATTGAAACAGCTCTTTGTAACACAAGCAGAAAACCTTACACTATCTATAAAAACAAAAATAAAGCATAA
- a CDS encoding helix-turn-helix domain-containing protein: MNLLNIVTIISLFISLFLAFFLITAKTEHKSSNVLLALFLVINAIDVSEPLVNSLVNGPSNLGMLRTTFAFLQIPVFYLYVLSVCYSDFKLKPQHLVHLLPFLIVNLMLLPRFYTVDIAEKISFIQNRQSRIEVQLIHIMIHVQIVIYLIAVFKVLRKSKKLYLENYAGKHINSYNWLFQFTLVLTIIYLVALLKNILKFSDYPHLSDAIKIGLQLSQLFIICWYLFKALNNPGLFRNIDTKLKLVDEMVSEEKSKAPSVKEDNESLYTEELLKLKQFMTEEKPFLNPALTIQDVSKQIGIPVRDLSLLINHQLRQHFYDFVNTYRIESAMEILRDTTKSELTILEILYEVGFNSKSSFNTAFKKHTNCTPTFYRKNL; this comes from the coding sequence GCTAAAACGGAGCACAAAAGTAGTAATGTGCTATTGGCACTTTTTTTAGTGATCAATGCAATTGATGTTAGCGAACCTTTAGTGAATAGTTTGGTCAACGGTCCATCCAATCTTGGAATGCTACGGACTACCTTTGCTTTCCTGCAAATTCCGGTCTTTTACCTTTATGTATTATCCGTTTGTTATTCCGATTTTAAACTGAAACCACAACATTTAGTCCATCTGCTTCCGTTTTTGATTGTGAATCTGATGTTACTACCTCGTTTTTATACTGTAGATATTGCGGAGAAAATTAGTTTTATTCAGAATCGTCAGAGTAGGATCGAAGTTCAGCTGATCCATATTATGATACACGTGCAAATTGTGATCTATCTGATTGCTGTTTTTAAGGTATTGCGAAAATCAAAGAAACTCTATCTCGAAAATTACGCCGGTAAGCATATCAATTCCTATAATTGGCTATTCCAGTTTACGCTGGTATTAACCATTATCTATCTGGTAGCGCTTTTAAAAAACATTCTTAAATTTTCGGATTATCCACACCTGTCGGACGCCATAAAAATCGGACTTCAATTATCGCAGCTTTTTATTATTTGCTGGTACCTGTTTAAAGCCTTAAACAACCCCGGTCTTTTTAGAAATATTGATACCAAATTAAAACTGGTTGACGAGATGGTGTCGGAAGAAAAAAGCAAAGCACCATCCGTAAAAGAAGATAATGAAAGTCTGTATACGGAAGAATTGTTGAAATTAAAGCAATTTATGACCGAAGAAAAACCATTTCTGAATCCGGCGCTAACCATACAGGATGTTTCAAAACAGATCGGAATTCCGGTTCGCGATTTATCGCTTTTGATCAATCATCAATTAAGACAGCATTTTTATGATTTTGTCAATACTTATCGTATCGAAAGTGCGATGGAAATTTTAAGAGATACCACCAAAAGCGAGCTTACCATTCTTGAAATTCTCTACGAAGTGGGTTTTAACTCCAAATCATCGTTTAATACCGCTTTTAAAAAGCATACCAATTGCACGCCGACATTCTATCGTAAGAATTTGTAA
- a CDS encoding nucleotidyl transferase AbiEii/AbiGii toxin family protein, with protein MNAPIFENFRLVGGTALSLQIGHRESIDIDLFSDADYGTIDFEEIETFLRATFSCVNALNTPPALGTSYFIGDDENNTIKLDIFYTDSFIQAYMEVDGIRMATIEEIIAMKVDVIQRGGRKKDFWDLHDLLDSYSISRMIALHEQRYPYDHDHELIIKNFTIFDQADDDFDPICFKGKYWEFIKEDFEEIINNNF; from the coding sequence ATGAATGCGCCTATTTTTGAAAATTTTAGATTAGTCGGCGGAACTGCTTTAAGTTTACAAATTGGACATAGAGAATCCATAGACATTGATTTATTTAGTGATGCAGACTACGGTACAATTGATTTTGAAGAAATTGAAACTTTTTTGAGAGCTACTTTTAGTTGCGTTAACGCATTAAATACTCCACCTGCGTTAGGGACATCTTATTTTATTGGCGATGATGAGAACAATACAATAAAATTAGATATTTTCTATACTGATTCTTTTATCCAAGCTTACATGGAGGTAGATGGAATAAGAATGGCTACTATTGAAGAAATTATTGCGATGAAGGTGGATGTTATTCAAAGGGGCGGTAGAAAAAAAGATTTCTGGGATTTACATGATTTACTTGATTCCTATTCTATAAGTCGAATGATAGCACTACACGAACAAAGATATCCTTATGATCATGATCACGAATTAATCATTAAAAACTTTACTATTTTCGATCAAGCTGATGATGATTTTGATCCAATTTGTTTCAAAGGCAAATATTGGGAATTCATAAAAGAAGATTTTGAAGAAATAATAAATAACAATTTTTAG